In Porites lutea chromosome 1, jaPorLute2.1, whole genome shotgun sequence, a single genomic region encodes these proteins:
- the LOC140925746 gene encoding uncharacterized protein, producing MQSTTLLNGLQRENCAKDALVHQAKREIEKLKKELREKDSTISTMSTKLERQKAAKEVEKEAQKLKQELYAAKGKLQTTEKQLKERIKTIADLEHELEKMRGHLSEGRQSDKAIQQELDHARAQCLDAQRAEKLLKVDFHQLEKRFDRFRRKLVEHTFRGDVQRTVDHELDDDELLDHVRNLAQEKLTLVEEVQQYANSESEKEAKDKDLKDSTGELRKHLEGMLDFVCKTLSNEAVWQQKAEDALKRATEDSDSETSNSVEDMCRQLRDQKEECRKLKGKIAEMEETHQEVVLKLREDMKREEEKHISRAVAQVRSEEK from the exons atgcaGTCCACGACACTGCTCAACGGGTTACAGAGAGAAAACTGTGCCAAGGACGCCTTAGTGCATCAGGCGAAGAGAGAGATTGAAAAACTTAAGAAGGAACTACGTGAAAAGGATTCAACAATTTCCACCATGTCGACGAAG CTGGAAAGGCAGAAGGCCGCTAAAGAAGTGGAGAAAGAggcacaaaaattaaaacaagagcTTTATGCAGCAAAAGGG aAACTTCAGACCACAGAGAAGCAATTGAAGGAAAGGATTAAAACCATCGCTGATTTAGAACACGAGTTAGAGAAGATGAGAGGTCATCTCAGCGAAGGAAGACAG AGCGACAAAGCGATTCAGCAGGAACTGGATCACGCTAGAGCTCAGTGTCTGGACGCACAAAGAGCTGAGAAACTGCTCAAGGTTGACTTTCATCAACTGGAAAAAAGA TTTGATCGTTTCCGGCGAAAGTTGGTTGAACACACATTCCGCGGCGATGTTCAAAGAACAGTTGATCATGAACTGGATGACGATGAATTGCTTGATCACGTGAGGAATCTGGCTCAAGAGAAGTTAACTCTAGTGGAAGAAGTCCAGCAGTACGCAAACTCGGAAAGTGAA AAAGAAGCAAAAGACAAAGACTTGAAAGATTCAACGGGTGAACTGCGGAAACATCTAGAAGGCATGCTG gattttgtttgCAAGACGCTGTCTAACGAGGCTGTTTGGCAGCAAAAGGCTGAAGACGCTCTGAAGAGAGCCACAGAGGATTCCGATTCTG AGACGTCTAACAGTGTGGAAGATATGTGTCGCCAGTTAAGAGATCAGAAGGAAGAGTGTCGGAAACTGAAGGGAAA GATTGCAGAAATGGAGGAGACGCATCAGGAAGTCGTGTTAAAGTTACGAGAGGACATGAAGAGAGAGGAAGAAAAACACATTTCCCGCGCAGTGGCTCAAGTGAGATccgaggaaaaataa